The Panicum virgatum strain AP13 unplaced genomic scaffold, P.virgatum_v5 scaffold_2378, whole genome shotgun sequence genome includes a region encoding these proteins:
- the LOC120694049 gene encoding uncharacterized protein LOC120694049: MAGPSGGEDKGDGEKDILLSFFCNECGILLRDVTEIFDHHEITAHEGTFSSMRDQHDLKCDMCKEQFSLRSESDKHMSKHAEHRTFTLIDYDPAEFQTPPRLISKGGGTSVPRKLIKKKPSKKNTDLTPRPFDFDDYYTEDEEKLDVLSEKEDDYYDDSEQESLSEEDDYEDPKDPDFDPELESDVSDDVDKSFYHDISGFFAHATISEFELSDGSIYPDDASPEFDTLRTLKKFGIDIKERKKLRKDFVIAEGVLHEVALRRVKRAQALFEKRGYFVSAKRRTEGKEAYVFNEALGQLCRASFGGSRCGEAKGRRMKVILDVIANILQDSNISGLRENVLHYMCKKDVDKPNLKEKELQRRFSLALLEISIMLRVSRESLKFRAAPKGSLKGDIKLYTEDGLIVDGNLGGASGIQIPSKVLNIRL; this comes from the exons ATGGCAGGGCCATCGGGTGGGGAGGATAAAGGGGATGGAGAAAAG GACATTCtgttatctttcttttgtaatGAGTGTGGCATCCTATTGAGGGATGTCACCGAAATCTTTGATCATCATGAAATCACCGCACATGAGGGAACATTTTCGTCTATGAGAGATCAACATGACCTCAAGTGTGATATGTGTAAAGAACAATTCTCTTTGCGCAGT GAATCAGATAAGCACATGAGCAAACATGCAGAACATCGTACATTCACCCTGATAGATTATGATCCAGCGGAGTTTCAAACACCTCCACGATTGATATCAAAGGGGGGAGGGACTTCAGTGCCTAGGAAGCTGATAAAGAAGAAGCCTTCCAAGAAAAATACTGATTTGACACCTAGACCCTTTGATTTTG ATGATTACTACACTGAAGATGAAGAAAAACTAGATGTCTTGTCTGAAAAAGAAGATGATTATTATGATGATTCTGAGCAGGAGTCCTTGTCTGAAGAAGATGATTACGAAGATCCAAAAGATCCCGACTTTGATCCAGAACTAGAGTCTGATGTGTCTGATGATGTGGATAAATCATTCTACCATGACATCTCTGGTTTCTTCGCTCATGCCACAATTAGTGAGTTTGAGTTGAGTGATGGATCTATCTACCCGGATGATGCAAG CCCTGAGTTCGACACTTTACGAACTTTAAAGAAGTTCGGGATCGATATTAAGGAGAGGAAGAAACTCAGGAAAGACTTCGTAATTGCTGAAGGGGTCCTACATGAGGTGGCACTGAGGAGGGTGAAAAGAGCACAAGCACTGTTTGAAAAACGAGGATATTTCGTCTCAGCAAAGAGGAGGACAGAAGGAAAAGAAGCTTATGTTTTTAATGAGGCTTTAGGCCAATTGTGCCGCGCCAGTTTCGGTGGTTCCAGATGTGGTGAAGCAAAAGGTAGAAGGATGAAAGTTATCCTGGATGTTATTGCAAATATTCTGCAGGATTCCAATATCAGTGGTTTGAGGGAAAACGTTTTGCACTACATGTGCAAAAAGGATGTTGACAAACCAAATTTGAAAGAAAAGGAATTGCAGAGAAGGTTCTCCTTAGCATTATTGGAAATTTCTATAATGTTGCGAGTTTCTCGGGAATCCCTCAAGTTCAGAGCGGCACCGAAAGGGTCATTAAAGGGAGACATCAAGCTGTATACTGAAGATGGGCTCATCGTTGATGGGAATCTTGGTGGCGCATCTGGAATTCAAATTCCAAGCAAGGTTCTAAATATCCGGCTATAG